In a genomic window of Streptomyces katrae:
- a CDS encoding 2-oxoacid:ferredoxin oxidoreductase subunit beta, translating into MTDAPTLLSLVPKAEAKQSMKDFKSDQEVRWCPGCGDYAVLAAVQGFMPELGLARENIVFVSGIGCSSRFPYYMNTYGMHSIHGRAPAIATGLATSRRDLSVWVVTGDGDALSIGGNHLIHALRRNVNLKILLFNNRIYGLTKGQYSPTSELGKITKSTPMGSLDAPFNPVSLALGAEASFVARTIDSDRKHLTEVLRQAADHPGTALVEIYQNCNIFNDGAFDALKDNDQAEEALIRLEHGHPIRFGTDQTKGVIRNQQTGDLEVVTVTPENESQILVHDAHAATPTTAFALSRLADPDTLHHTPIGVFRNTDRPVYDTLMADQLETAVDQRGKGDLATLLAGNDTWTVVG; encoded by the coding sequence GTGACCGACGCCCCGACCCTGCTTTCGCTGGTGCCCAAGGCCGAGGCGAAGCAGTCGATGAAGGACTTCAAGTCGGACCAGGAGGTCCGCTGGTGTCCGGGCTGCGGTGACTACGCCGTCCTCGCCGCCGTCCAGGGCTTCATGCCCGAACTCGGTCTCGCCCGCGAGAACATCGTCTTCGTCTCCGGCATCGGCTGCTCCTCCCGCTTCCCGTACTACATGAACACCTACGGGATGCACTCCATCCACGGCCGCGCCCCCGCCATCGCCACCGGCCTGGCCACCTCCCGCCGCGACCTCTCCGTCTGGGTCGTCACCGGCGACGGCGACGCCCTCTCCATCGGCGGCAACCACCTCATCCACGCCCTCCGCCGCAACGTCAACCTCAAGATCCTCCTCTTCAACAACCGGATCTACGGCCTCACCAAAGGCCAGTACTCCCCCACCTCCGAACTCGGCAAAATCACCAAATCCACCCCCATGGGCTCCCTCGACGCCCCCTTCAACCCGGTCTCCCTCGCCCTGGGCGCCGAAGCCTCCTTCGTCGCCCGGACCATCGACTCCGACCGCAAACACCTCACCGAGGTCCTGCGCCAGGCCGCCGACCACCCCGGAACCGCCCTCGTCGAGATCTACCAGAACTGCAACATCTTCAACGACGGCGCCTTCGACGCCCTCAAGGACAACGACCAGGCCGAAGAAGCCCTCATCCGCCTCGAACACGGCCACCCCATCCGCTTCGGCACCGACCAGACCAAGGGCGTCATCCGCAACCAGCAGACCGGAGACCTGGAAGTCGTCACCGTGACGCCGGAGAACGAGTCGCAGATCCTGGTCCACGACGCGCACGCGGCGACCCCCACCACCGCCTTCGCCCTCTCCCGCCTCGCCGACCCCGACACCCTCCACCACACCCCCATCGGCGTCTTCCGCAACACCGACCGGCCCGTCTACGACACCCTCATGGCCGACCAGCTGGAGACGGCGGTCGACCAGCGCGGCAAGGGTGACCTGGCGACCCTGCTCGCCGGCAACGACACCTGGACCGTGGTCGGCTAG
- a CDS encoding 2-oxoacid:acceptor oxidoreductase subunit alpha, giving the protein MTSQVSSPAEQADGAGGAIGEQRGAPQTDGAGKEIRRVDRVIIRFAGDSGDGMQLTGDRFTSETASFGNDLSTLPNFPAEIRAPAGTLPGVSSFQLHFADHDILTPGDAPNVLVAMNPAALKANIADVPRGAEIIVNTDEFTKRPMAKVGYDTSPLEDGSLDAYNIHQVPLTTLTVEALKDFGLTRKEAERSKNMFALGLLSWMYHRPTEGTESFLRQKFAKKPEIAEANVAAFRAGWNFGETTEDFAVSYEVAPATRAFPTGTYRNISGNLALSYGLIAAARQADLPLYLGSYPITPASDILHELSKHKNFGVRTFQAEDEIAGIGAALGAAFGGALGVTTTSGPGVALKSETIGLAVSLELPLLIVDIQRGGPSTGLPTKTEQADLLQAMYGRNGEAPVPVVAPRTPADCFDAALEAARIALTYRTPVFLLSDGYLANGSEPWRIPDVADLPDLGVQFATAPNHQLADGTDVFWPYKRDPQTLARPWAVPGTPGLEHRIGGIEKQDGTGNISYDPANHDLMVRTRQAKIDGIEVPDLDVDDPDGARTLVLGWGSTYGPITAAVRRLRAGGIAIAQAHLRHLNPFPRNLGEVLKRYDKVVVPEMNLGQLATLIRAKYLVDAQSYNQVNGMPFKAEQLAKVLKEAIND; this is encoded by the coding sequence GTGACCAGCCAGGTCAGTAGCCCGGCCGAGCAGGCCGACGGGGCCGGTGGGGCCATCGGTGAGCAGCGCGGCGCGCCTCAGACCGATGGAGCCGGCAAGGAAATCCGCCGTGTCGACCGGGTGATCATCCGTTTCGCGGGTGACTCGGGTGACGGTATGCAGCTGACGGGTGACCGTTTCACCTCGGAGACGGCGTCCTTCGGCAACGACCTCTCGACGCTGCCGAACTTCCCCGCCGAGATCCGTGCCCCTGCCGGGACCCTGCCCGGGGTGTCCTCGTTCCAGCTGCACTTCGCGGACCACGACATCCTGACCCCGGGTGACGCGCCGAACGTGCTGGTCGCGATGAATCCGGCCGCGCTGAAGGCGAACATCGCCGACGTGCCGCGCGGCGCGGAGATCATCGTGAACACGGACGAGTTCACCAAGCGCCCGATGGCCAAGGTCGGCTACGACACCTCGCCCCTGGAGGACGGCTCCCTCGACGCCTACAACATCCACCAGGTCCCGCTGACCACTCTGACGGTGGAGGCGCTGAAGGATTTCGGTCTCACCCGTAAGGAGGCCGAGCGCAGCAAGAACATGTTCGCCCTCGGTCTCCTGTCGTGGATGTACCACCGTCCGACGGAGGGCACGGAGAGCTTCCTGCGCCAGAAGTTCGCGAAGAAGCCGGAGATCGCCGAGGCGAACGTGGCGGCGTTCCGGGCGGGCTGGAACTTCGGGGAGACGACGGAGGACTTCGCGGTCTCCTACGAGGTCGCCCCCGCGACCAGGGCCTTCCCCACCGGCACGTACCGCAACATCTCGGGGAACCTGGCCCTGTCCTACGGGCTGATCGCGGCGGCCCGCCAGGCCGACCTGCCGCTCTACCTGGGCTCCTACCCCATCACCCCGGCCTCGGACATCCTGCACGAGCTGAGCAAGCACAAGAACTTCGGGGTGCGGACCTTCCAGGCCGAGGACGAGATCGCCGGCATCGGCGCCGCGCTGGGTGCCGCGTTCGGCGGGGCCCTGGGCGTCACCACCACCTCCGGCCCGGGTGTGGCCCTGAAGTCCGAGACCATCGGCCTGGCGGTCTCCCTGGAGCTGCCCCTGCTGATCGTGGACATCCAGCGCGGCGGCCCGTCCACCGGCCTGCCGACCAAGACCGAGCAGGCCGACCTCCTCCAGGCCATGTACGGCCGCAACGGCGAGGCGCCCGTCCCCGTCGTCGCCCCGCGCACCCCGGCGGACTGCTTCGACGCCGCCCTGGAGGCGGCGCGGATCGCCCTGACCTACCGCACCCCGGTCTTCCTGCTCTCCGACGGCTACCTCGCCAACGGCTCCGAGCCCTGGCGGATCCCGGACGTGGCCGACCTGCCGGACCTCGGCGTGCAGTTCGCGACCGCCCCCAACCACCAGCTCGCGGACGGCACGGACGTCTTCTGGCCGTACAAGCGGGACCCGCAGACCCTCGCCCGCCCCTGGGCCGTTCCCGGCACACCGGGCCTGGAGCACCGCATCGGCGGGATCGAGAAGCAGGACGGCACGGGCAACATCTCCTACGACCCCGCCAACCACGACCTCATGGTCCGCACCCGCCAGGCCAAGATCGACGGCATCGAGGTCCCCGACCTCGACGTCGACGACCCGGACGGCGCCCGCACCCTGGTCCTGGGCTGGGGCTCCACCTACGGCCCCATCACCGCCGCCGTCCGCCGCCTGCGCGCCGGAGGAATCGCGATCGCCCAGGCCCACCTGCGCCACCTCAACCCCTTCCCGAGGAATCTGGGGGAGGTCCTGAAGCGTTACGACAAGGTAGTGGTGCCGGAGATGAACCTCGGGCAGCTGGCCACCCTGATCCGGGCGAAGTACTTGGTCGACGCCCAGTCGTACAACCAGGTCAACGGAATGCCCTTCAAGGCGGAGCAGCTCGCGAAGGTTCTCAAGGAGGCCATCAATGACTGA
- a CDS encoding response regulator transcription factor, translating to MRVVIAEDSVLLREGLTRLLTDRGHDVVAGVGDAEALVKTVADLAAEGALPDVVVADVRMPPTHTDEGVRAAVQLRRDHPGIGVLVLSQYVEEQYATELLAGSSTGVGYLLKDRVADVREFLDAVVRVAQGGTALDPEVVAQLLGRSRKQDVLAGLTPREREVLGLMAEGRTNSAVAKQLVVSDGAVEKHVSNIFMKLGLSPSDGDHRRVLAVLTYLRS from the coding sequence GTGCGGGTCGTCATCGCCGAGGATTCAGTGCTGCTCCGTGAGGGCCTGACCCGGCTGCTGACCGACCGGGGGCATGACGTCGTGGCAGGCGTCGGGGACGCGGAAGCCCTGGTCAAGACGGTGGCGGACCTGGCGGCCGAGGGAGCGCTGCCGGACGTGGTGGTGGCCGACGTACGGATGCCGCCGACGCACACCGACGAAGGCGTACGGGCCGCCGTACAGCTGCGCCGCGACCACCCGGGGATCGGCGTGCTCGTCCTGTCGCAGTACGTGGAGGAGCAGTACGCCACCGAACTGCTGGCCGGTTCCAGCACCGGGGTGGGGTATCTGCTGAAGGACCGCGTGGCCGATGTGCGGGAGTTCCTGGACGCCGTCGTCCGGGTGGCCCAGGGCGGTACGGCCCTGGATCCGGAGGTCGTGGCGCAGCTGCTGGGCCGCAGCCGCAAGCAGGACGTGCTGGCCGGACTGACCCCGCGCGAGCGCGAGGTGCTGGGCCTGATGGCGGAGGGACGGACGAATTCCGCTGTGGCCAAGCAGCTCGTGGTGAGTGACGGGGCCGTGGAGAAGCACGTCAGCAATATCTTCATGAAGCTGGGCCTGTCCCCGAGTGACGGGGATCACCGGCGCGTACTGGCGGTTCTGACCTACCTCAGGTCTTGA
- a CDS encoding sensor histidine kinase gives MGKLRDVVLAPVAGRTWRGLLYLVVGLPLSTVYFGLAIAGLATGAGLLVTFVGVPVLAGVLAMCRGFGIVERARVRGLLRVPVREPAPVRAGKPGVPAAVGALLKSGSAWRHVLYSVIHFPWAVFAFCLALTLWSYGWSMLLYPLWFWVFPAFTDQPGLQLFQNGDYTFSLDSPPAIAAASVLGLAFTLATPWVVRGLVSVDRVLVTGLLGRSRLDDRVSELESDRGVVVDTAAADLRRIERELHDGAQARLAALAMDLGLAKEKLAEDPRAAARMVDEAHGEVKTALQELRDLARGIHPAVLTDRGLDAALSAVAARCAVPVRVQVDLPARPAPAIEGIAYFTVSELLRNAGGRAGARSAGVDVWRSGQRLMIRVADDGHDADGPSGGTVLPAGLAERLEAMDGVLVVDSVEGRGTVVTAELPWRDTP, from the coding sequence ATGGGGAAGCTTCGGGATGTGGTGCTGGCGCCCGTGGCGGGGCGGACCTGGCGTGGGCTGCTGTACCTCGTGGTCGGGCTGCCGCTGAGCACCGTGTACTTCGGGCTCGCGATCGCCGGGCTGGCCACCGGGGCCGGGCTGCTCGTGACCTTCGTCGGGGTGCCCGTGCTGGCCGGGGTGCTCGCCATGTGCCGGGGGTTCGGGATCGTGGAGCGGGCCCGGGTGCGGGGGCTGCTGCGGGTCCCGGTGCGCGAGCCGGCGCCGGTGCGGGCGGGGAAGCCCGGCGTGCCCGCGGCGGTGGGGGCGCTGCTGAAGAGCGGCAGCGCCTGGCGGCACGTGCTGTACTCGGTGATCCACTTCCCCTGGGCGGTGTTCGCCTTCTGCCTCGCGCTCACGCTGTGGAGCTACGGGTGGAGCATGCTGCTGTACCCGCTGTGGTTCTGGGTCTTCCCGGCCTTCACCGACCAGCCGGGGCTCCAGCTGTTCCAGAACGGCGACTACACCTTCTCCCTCGATTCGCCGCCGGCCATCGCCGCCGCGAGCGTGCTCGGGCTGGCCTTCACGCTGGCCACCCCCTGGGTCGTCCGGGGCCTGGTGAGCGTCGACCGGGTACTGGTCACCGGTCTGCTGGGGCGGTCCCGGCTCGACGACCGGGTCAGTGAGCTGGAGTCCGACCGCGGGGTGGTCGTCGACACCGCGGCGGCCGACCTGCGCCGCATCGAGCGGGAGCTGCACGACGGGGCCCAGGCCCGCCTCGCGGCGCTGGCCATGGACCTCGGGCTGGCGAAGGAGAAGCTGGCCGAGGACCCGCGGGCAGCCGCCCGCATGGTGGACGAGGCCCACGGGGAAGTGAAGACCGCCCTGCAGGAGCTGCGGGACCTGGCGCGCGGGATCCACCCCGCGGTGCTGACCGACCGCGGGCTGGACGCGGCGCTGTCGGCGGTGGCGGCGCGGTGCGCGGTGCCGGTCCGGGTGCAGGTGGACCTGCCGGCCCGGCCCGCGCCTGCGATCGAGGGGATCGCGTACTTCACCGTGTCCGAGCTGTTGCGGAACGCCGGCGGGCGCGCGGGGGCGCGGAGCGCCGGCGTGGACGTGTGGAGGTCGGGGCAGCGGCTGATGATCCGCGTCGCGGACGACGGCCACGACGCGGATGGCCCCTCCGGGGGGACCGTGCTGCCGGCCGGGCTCGCGGAGCGGCTGGAGGCGATGGACGGCGTGCTGGTCGTGGACTCCGTGGAAGGCCGGGGCACGGTGGTGACGGCCGAGCTCCCCTGGCGGGACACCCCGTAG
- a CDS encoding sensor histidine kinase: MTANDHAPALPPVRPAFDGVTWKEIAYLLTNLPVALTGFVYTVVMLATAGGLAVTVIGLPVLLGGLYLARLLGVLERVRARALLGVRVDEPSALPGPRRSGGFFPWLWAGIKDPVAWRTVLFELVRLPWGVLTFSIALVGLFVLWPVLPYVVRLLANLDRLMVRGLLSPSDELERRIAELESGRGVVVDTAAADLRRIERDLHDGAQARLVALAMGLGLAKEKLLEDPEGAAAMVDEAHGEVKLALQELRDLARGIHPAVLTDRGLDAALSSVAARCLVPVKVSVRLEERPAEAIEGIAYFVVSELLQNVSKHAQARGAGVEVWREGARLLIRVADDGRGGARMSGGSGLAGLAERVRAVDGGFVVESAPGAGTVVVAQLPWRGRG; encoded by the coding sequence ATGACCGCGAACGATCATGCCCCCGCCCTTCCTCCCGTCCGGCCCGCTTTTGACGGGGTCACGTGGAAGGAGATCGCCTATCTGCTGACCAATCTGCCGGTGGCGTTGACCGGATTCGTTTACACGGTTGTCATGCTTGCGACGGCCGGTGGGCTGGCCGTGACGGTGATCGGGCTGCCGGTGCTGCTGGGCGGTCTGTATCTGGCCCGGCTGCTGGGGGTGCTCGAACGCGTACGGGCGCGGGCCCTGCTGGGTGTGCGGGTCGACGAGCCGAGTGCGCTGCCGGGGCCGCGCCGCTCCGGCGGGTTCTTCCCCTGGTTGTGGGCGGGGATCAAGGACCCGGTGGCGTGGCGGACCGTGCTGTTCGAGCTGGTCCGGCTGCCGTGGGGGGTGCTGACCTTCAGTATCGCCCTGGTGGGGCTGTTCGTGCTGTGGCCGGTGCTGCCGTATGTCGTGCGGCTGCTCGCGAACCTCGACCGGCTGATGGTACGGGGTCTGCTGTCGCCCTCCGACGAGCTGGAGCGGCGGATCGCCGAGCTGGAGTCGGGGCGCGGGGTGGTCGTGGACACGGCGGCGGCCGACCTGCGGCGGATCGAACGGGACCTGCACGACGGGGCGCAGGCGCGGCTGGTGGCGCTGGCGATGGGGCTGGGCCTGGCCAAGGAGAAGCTGCTGGAGGACCCCGAGGGCGCGGCCGCGATGGTCGACGAGGCGCACGGGGAGGTCAAGCTCGCCTTGCAGGAGCTGCGGGACCTGGCGCGGGGGATCCATCCGGCGGTGCTGACGGACCGGGGGCTGGACGCGGCGCTGTCGTCGGTGGCGGCGCGGTGCCTGGTGCCGGTGAAGGTGTCGGTGCGGCTGGAGGAGCGGCCGGCGGAGGCGATCGAGGGGATCGCGTACTTCGTTGTGTCGGAGCTGCTGCAGAACGTGAGCAAGCACGCGCAGGCGCGGGGTGCGGGGGTCGAGGTGTGGCGCGAGGGGGCTCGGCTGCTGATTCGCGTCGCGGATGACGGGCGGGGTGGGGCGCGGATGTCCGGGGGGAGCGGGCTGGCGGGGCTCGCGGAGCGGGTGCGGGCCGTTGACGGGGGGTTCGTGGTGGAGTCCGCCCCGGGGGCGGGGACGGTGGTGGTGGCCCAGCTGCCGTGGCGCGGGCGCGGCTGA